From Pempheris klunzingeri isolate RE-2024b chromosome 18, fPemKlu1.hap1, whole genome shotgun sequence, a single genomic window includes:
- the LOC139217966 gene encoding ankyrin repeat domain-containing protein 9, whose translation MASYTVTSVARSIDKHRKSLSLLFYRAVRDLKPVWMLEDMRTMEAFYQEGDASQRIYTPSEALLYAIVHDHQAYAEYLLSRYTDEALAKPGERFCCCPSSAPHLAMSVRYDRRYILGLILQETHRVPSTPPYADRAGCFHMEDGRTPLHLACELLRPETVIMLLGNGASPHAQDHDGLTPLDVILEKLRDTKEVTGGERRQCLDNLLMFMPKVHFKMKGVLSREPERWGPVLGEEMYGYLTGRSPAPLVLTAMQTILRQLSPATFPDSLHELPIPSSLKPPGLPMTQRDRQRVIQH comes from the coding sequence ATGGCCTCTTATACCGTCACTTCGGTGGCTCGGAGTATAGACAAGCATCGGAAGTCCTTGTCGCTGCTCTTCTACCGGGCTGTGCGGGACCTGAAGCCGGTGTGGATGCTGGAGGACATGCGGACGATGGAGGCTTTTTACCAGGAGGGGGACGCCAGCCAGAGAATTTACACCCCGTCGGAGGCGCTGCTCTACGCTATCGTTCACGACCACCAGGCGTATGCCGAGTATCTGCTCAGCCGGTACACCGACGAAGCACTAGCGAAGCCCGGGGAACGCTTCTGCTGCTGCCCGTCCTCTGCCCCGCACCTGGCCATGTCCGTCCGCTACGACAGGCGCTACATTCTCGGCCTCATCTTGCAGGAGACCCACCGGGTACCCAGCACGCCCCCCTACGCGGACCGAGCCGGGTGTTTTCACATGGAGGACGGGAGGACCCCTTTACATCTGGCCTGTGAGCTGCTGCGGCCCGAGACGGTCATCATGCTGCTGGGGAACGGTGCGTCCCCGCACGCCCAGGACCACGACGGCTTGACCCCGCTGGATGTGATTCTGGAGAAGCTCAGGGACACCAAGGAGGTGACCGGCGGGGAGAGGAGGCAGTGTCTCGACAACCTGCTCATGTTCATGCCAAAGGTTCACTTTAAAATGAAGGGAGTTTTGAGCAGAGAGCCGGAGCGCTGGGGGCCGGTGCTGGGAGAGGAGATGTACGGGTACCTGACGGGAAGGAGCCCGGCGCCGCTGGTTCTCACTGCCATGCAGACTATCCTGAGGCAGCTGAGCCCTGCCACCTTCCCGGATAGCCTGCACGAGTTGcccatcccctcctctctcaaACCGCCGGGTCTGCCCATGACCCAGCGGGACAGGCAGAGGGTGATACAGCATTAG